The uncultured Carboxylicivirga sp. genomic interval GGAGAATTTCCAGATTTAAATATTAGTTCTCAGGTATTGGCCGATGGCCCTGCAGGATTGCGTATTCAACCCACGCGAGAAGGTGATGATCAAACCTATTATTGTACAGCCTTTCCAATTGCAACCGTACTGGCTTCAACCTGGAATACTGATTTGATTTACAAAGTAGGTAAAGCCATGGGGAATGAAGTGTTGGAATATGGAGCAGATGTTTTGTTGGCGCCTGGTATGAATATCCAACGTGATCCTCTTTGTGGTCGTAACTTTGAATATTATTCAGAAGATCCTTTGGTGATAGGTAAAATGGCGGCAGCTATGGTTAATGGTGTTCAGTCTAATGGTGTTGGAACATCGATCAAACACTTTGCTGTAAATAATCAGGAAACCAATCGTTTGTCGGTTGATGTGGTAGTAAGTCAACGTGCCTTGCGCGAGATCTATCTGAAAGGTTTCGAAATTGCAGTTAAAGAAGCGCAGCCATGGACAGTGATGTCGTCATATAATAAAGTAAATGGAACCTATACTTCAGAGAGCAATGATTTATTAACTAAGATTCTGCGTGATGATTGGGGATTTAAAGGTTATGTAATGACCGACTGGGGCGGTGGTAGTGATGTAGTTGCTCAGATGAAAGCCGGTAACGATATGATTATGCCAGGAACACCTGAGCAAATTGAGAGACTGCAAGAGGCTGTTAAAGAAGGACAGTTAGATGAGAAGGTATTGGACCAAAACCTAATTCGCATCTTTAAAATTATGTTCCAATCACCTAAATTTAAAGGATATAAAAATAGTAATAAACCCGATTTAAAAGCACATGCACAAATAACCCGTCAGGCGGCAACCGAGGGTATGGTGTTGTTAGAAAATAAAGACAAAACACTTCCCCTTTCAATTAGTAATGCAGCTGTTTTCGGAACTACATCATATGATTTTATTGCCGGAGGAACGGGTAGTGGCGATGTAAATGAGGCTTATACTGTATCGTTGATGGAAGGATTATCAAATGGTAATATTGCCGTGAACGAGGAATTAGCAACTACTTACAAGGAGTATATTAGAAAAGAACAAGCCAAAGGCGAAAAATCAGATAACTGGCTGACTGTGTTGATGGGAGGAAAAGTGCCTGTTGCCGAGATGGAAGTAAGTGCTGTATTAGCAAAGAAAATGGCAGCTACCAACGAAATGGCTTTAATAACCATTGGTCGTAATTCAGGTGAAGGAGGCGACAGAGAGCCAGTTGAAGGAGATTTTTATCTGAATTCAACAGAGAAAACAATGATCAAAACGGTATCAGATGCTTTTCATGCTGCAGGTAAAAAAGTGGTGGTTATTTTAAATGTGGGTGGAGTGATTGAAACTGCCTCGTGGAGTAAAATACCTGATGCTGTATTGTTAGCCTGGCAAGGTGGTCAAGAAGGTGGTAATTCGGTTGTGGATATTCTAACCGGAAAAGTAAACCCATCGGGTAAACTGGCCATTACATTTCCTGTTTCTTATGATGATACACCAACTCATACTACTTTTCCAGGACATGAAATTGAAGGAGAAGTGGATGATGCAGAAGATCTTTCGGGATTCTCATTTATGAAACGTGTGCCTTGGGAAGTATTTCACGAAGAAGATATTTACGTAGGATACCGTTATTACAATACATTTGATGTGGCGGTGGCTTATCCATTCGGATATGGACTTTCATACACTTCTTTTAAATATGATAATATCAAAACCGACAAAGATGTATTTGACGGAAAAATAACTGTTTCGGTTGATGTAGTTAATGCAGGTGAGGTTGCTGGTAAAGAAGCAGTGCAGGTTTATTTACACGCACCATCAGAAAAAATGGAGAAGCCCGAAGCTACTTTGGTTGACTTTGGAAAAACAGCATTGTTACAACCGGGTGAATCGCAAACATTATCTTTTGAAATTGATGAAAAAGATCTGGCTTCGTTTGATACAGAAAGCTCATCGTGGGTGGCTGAACCTGGTAATTATAAGTTATTAGTGGGTAGTTCAAGTCTTGATATTAGAGGAGCAAAAGATTTTAGTTTGCCTGAATTTAAGGTAGTAGAAAAAGTATCAGAAGCTATGAAGCCTGTACAAGCTTTGTCAAAGCTTTCGCAGAAATAGAAGGAAGAATTATTCGTTTTTTATTCATAATACTTATTGCAACCTTATGTTGTAATACAAGTTACAATTAATTGATTTTGTTTTGGGTTAATGATGTAATGCGAGTGCCATTAGGGTACTCGCATTTTTTAATTGCTGCAATTTTAGTTGTTTTTTGATAAGTAAATTTTGATTATAAATAGCACCGATAATAAACAATCTTGAAAATTGCATATATCTTTGCGCCCTCAAAATTTAAAGATAGCATGTTTCAACATCAGGGTAAAACCCGAAGTAATCGTCATAATGTACATATTGCCATATTTCTATCGTTTATTGCAGGAGTGGTTAATATGTGTGGAATATTTGAATTAAATACTTTGGTAACCAACGTTACCGGTCATT includes:
- a CDS encoding beta-glucosidase — its product is MKNHHLKKTAIILSSAILSLLFMNCNTMAKEQSQDEKAAMIVSKMTLEQKAQVLIGTGMFMDLPDSVAKLFFPEEKKEITDSAYQQMVDHIRTYLPGAAGFSGEFPDLNISSQVLADGPAGLRIQPTREGDDQTYYCTAFPIATVLASTWNTDLIYKVGKAMGNEVLEYGADVLLAPGMNIQRDPLCGRNFEYYSEDPLVIGKMAAAMVNGVQSNGVGTSIKHFAVNNQETNRLSVDVVVSQRALREIYLKGFEIAVKEAQPWTVMSSYNKVNGTYTSESNDLLTKILRDDWGFKGYVMTDWGGGSDVVAQMKAGNDMIMPGTPEQIERLQEAVKEGQLDEKVLDQNLIRIFKIMFQSPKFKGYKNSNKPDLKAHAQITRQAATEGMVLLENKDKTLPLSISNAAVFGTTSYDFIAGGTGSGDVNEAYTVSLMEGLSNGNIAVNEELATTYKEYIRKEQAKGEKSDNWLTVLMGGKVPVAEMEVSAVLAKKMAATNEMALITIGRNSGEGGDREPVEGDFYLNSTEKTMIKTVSDAFHAAGKKVVVILNVGGVIETASWSKIPDAVLLAWQGGQEGGNSVVDILTGKVNPSGKLAITFPVSYDDTPTHTTFPGHEIEGEVDDAEDLSGFSFMKRVPWEVFHEEDIYVGYRYYNTFDVAVAYPFGYGLSYTSFKYDNIKTDKDVFDGKITVSVDVVNAGEVAGKEAVQVYLHAPSEKMEKPEATLVDFGKTALLQPGESQTLSFEIDEKDLASFDTESSSWVAEPGNYKLLVGSSSLDIRGAKDFSLPEFKVVEKVSEAMKPVQALSKLSQK